The DNA region AGGGATCACCGTCCAGGTCGGGCGCGGTCGTCCACGCAAGCTCGAAGAGGTCGGAGGCACCTCGCCGCGATCGGTCCGCTTTCCCGACGATGTCTGGGAGAAGCTCGAACGGCGCGCGAAGAAGGAGGGCATCTCGCTCCATGCCGCGCTGAGGCGGGCGATCCTCGCCTGGCTCGACCACGCTGCGTGAGTGCGTGCTCATCTCCGCCTCGGAGAGCCCGGCAGCGAGGTTGTCGAGCACGACGGAGACGGGGACCCGAGTGCCCTTGATCTAGCTTCTCCGCCACCTTGGGCGAAATGTTCTCATCGAGCAGAAGCTTCACGAGGGCGACCGACTCGCGGGTAAGCGAGCGCGTAAAGCCTCGCAAACTCGAGGTCTTCGTCCTTGAGGTAGGGGTAGTCCTCGCGCACGTGCGCGGGCGACGCGCCCTTCAGCAACATGCCGCCGACTTGGCGAACGGCGAGGCGACTCTTTGAGAAGACCGGCTCTCCTCCCAAGACGCGTTCGTCGACGGCGAGCTTCGCTTTCCACGCCTCGAAGCGTTCGAGCTTTCGCTTCACGTCGCTCACGATGTCGCCGAGCTTGAGCTCGGTGATGGCGCTTAGCGCGAGGCGAGCGGGAGGAGGCTTCGCCTTGAGAGCGTCGCGGATGAGAAGGTAGAGCTTCTTCCGGTCTTCCACGCCGAGGTCGAAACCAAGCTCGGCCACGGCTCGAAAGTAGACCACCGCAGGAAGCTCGAAGCGCGGCGGGCTCGCCGAGCCGAAGAA from Myxococcales bacterium includes:
- a CDS encoding CopG family transcriptional regulator yields the protein MKKATKTKPKSKHQEPSKASLKDIPEVDFTKVRARSNPYAARIAKEGITVQVGRGRPRKLEEVGGTSPRSVRFPDDVWEKLERRAKKEGISLHAALRRAILAWLDHAA
- a CDS encoding DUF433 domain-containing protein; amino-acid sequence: MPKALSAAEVVAFTGLEERRVRKDVEYGFFGSASPPRFELPAVVYFRAVAELGFDLGVEDRKKLYLLIRDALKAKPPPARLALSAITELKLGDIVSDVKRKLERFEAWKAKLAVDERVLGGEPVFSKSRLAVRQVGGMLLKGASPAHVREDYPYLKDEDLEFARLYALAYPRVGRPREASAR